Below is a genomic region from Rhinoraja longicauda isolate Sanriku21f chromosome 34, sRhiLon1.1, whole genome shotgun sequence.
atttataatctcttttgagggcacggtagcactctagtctgctttggcttttagttactttatcccaatgttccaaatagatttctttgcattgtttaataatttggttcactctaactggtgattggaaagcagtgttgatctgagactggtcaaggtttaactgagttggggtagttagtctcagtaccaactgacacagggagctcttttctggGTTCCCCTCTTGGatttggagggctttgaactggagggtgtctgggggactagatttaaggtgattccaaaaatgTAGTGCTCgtctaaataaaaaataatactgTCGTCGgtagggatgccaactatctcactcccaaatgcgggactAGATGACGTCCAGAGTgtttggagctaaaatgtcggaaacctagattgtctggacctaaactgtccggacctacaaagtcggggcctgcagcgtccaggcTTACAtcaccgtcccccccccccccccccatccggacaaaccaatttaatacgggacaaaccaatttagcccaaagtacgggatgtcccggctaataagggacagttggcaaccctactgccaacagtcataaaacactagatacatgaaacatgaaattaaagtgacgagtggaaagggttggggatgtgcaaagatttgagggtgggggcagggtagtcagtctaccccgcgacagaaaggggaggagttgcacagtttgataaccTCAGGGAAGAGGGATATCCTGTGGTGGTCTGTACTGCATCATGGTGGAACTGTTACATAATGTGTCATTGagtagcatcctcccctccaagaccacctcctatGAATCCGCTCACgctcccaggacggagccagatgagtttgtgaattctgatggtgtccgcggcctttgccctgctgctccagcacacaacagcgaagGAGGTGGCACTGACTACAACTGTTTGGTACAACCTCAGGTATTTCAACCCACACCACTGAACAAAGTCTTTGACTACACCTCTGCATTCAGCTTCTCTCCCATcaatgatgcagcccacaattgcagagtcatccaaaaacttctgcaggtggcaggagtctaaGTTATATCTGAAATCCAGTAGAtgttgaacaggaagggagagagtacCGTCCCCTGTGAGTCcccgtgttgctcactaccatgtccgagacacagttctgtttcctgacattgtggtcgtccagtcaggtagttggtgatccaggacaccaatggtgcatccacccgcatcttcgtcagtttgctgccTAGCaatgcaggccggatggtgttaagcactggagaagtaaaaaaagatgactctcacagtgcttcccGGTTTCCGAAGACAATTTGGTGTCAAATGTGCAACTGGGGAAGTGAAATAGAAACTATTTTCTCAAGACAGAaacctgaacaaaataaattgtttCCAAGGCAGAAGCAATGAAAAAGATCAGAGATAATTTAATGAAAGAGATAAAGAGCAAAGTAAGAGGTGAGAGATGCAGCCAGTCAGAATCATGTAAAGAGTACGCATTTCTGATGagataaaataaaatggaaatttaTTGAGAAAGTGAGCGGTGATTCTGTGCAAAGTGAGTCTGAGGGGCAATGGTGGTAACTTGTTGACAGCAGAGTGAGTGGGAATCACTGCCAGGTAAGGAAGGCGAAAATTAGACGGGGCCTGAGGGTTGTATTACACTCAGAACGTGGTTCCAAAGTAGGACATGGTGCCTGAGAATGTAGTGGATGCAAGAACACTCACACAAGTGAACAAGTATCTGGAACAGCACTTGAAGCGTTGCAGTGTAGAAGGTTATGGAGCAAGTGCTGATAAACTGGACTGGTACAGGTGGGCTCTTGTTCGTCAGTATGGAGGGCCACATGGGCTGTCTCTGTACTGCACAATCCCATAAGTCTGTCAGAGTCACTACAGAGGATACAATGAACCTCGCAGAAATGGCTGTAAATCAGGAACTGGAAGTAAGGGGAATCCCTGAAAAATTGCAATCAAAATTGTTATCTAGACAGCTTTGGAGCTGAGGGCAGACAAGTCTCTGGGGCATCTTCTCATCATTCCAGGGAAAGGAGGCAAAGGTCTTGGCAAAGGTGAAGCAAAGCGGCACCGAAAAGTGCTTTGCGATAACTTCCAGGGCATCACCAAGCCAGCCATCCGCCGCCTGGCTCGGCGTGGCGGGGTCAAGCGGATCTCGGGTCTGATCTACGAGGAGACCCGCGGGGTGCTGAAGGTTTTCCTGGAGAATGTGATCAGGGACGCGGTCACCTACACCGAGCACGCCAAGCGCAAGACGGTCACTGCcgtggatgtggtgtacgctcTGAAACGCCAGGGCCGCACTCTCTACGGGTTCGGCGGCTAAACAACTACCCCTTTATTCGAACACAAAACAAAGGCTCTTCTAAGAGCCGCCCACAGCCTCACAGAGAGAGCAGTGACTCGGGAGTGAGAGTAGATGCAGATTGTAATGTGCTTTATGAAACGAGTTATTCGACCACTGAACACAAGAGTGTTTGGCTTGATCACTGCGGTCATTAAAAATGCAAATAACATCGGCAGCCGACAGTAAAAGATCACACACAAGGCGATGTCAGTTTCCCTTTAACCTTTATACCTCATGATTACTGCAGCAACAGGAGGGTCGACTCGAAACCGTTCTCTGGGTAACCGTCGCTTATTTCCAGTCACGAGCAGAGCTGAATTCCGTCTGCACCGGGATCCGATCTGGAAATCCGCGCCGCATATCCGACAGAAACTGAATTTATTCAGAAATATCAATAAAATACCGTCCTCGGTTCCCGACTGCTGTGAAATTGGCGGCAATTTAAAATTCAATCCGCAACCAATGATACTGCAGTCCGTGCTCTCTGGTTGGCTGAGCttcacccaccccacccgccGGTCACaaatctctatccccccccccccccccccccggcctcagACCTTCTGAAACCGCCGCCTGATGCTGACAGACCTGCAGCCACTCGCAGACATGGGACACCGTGAGTGAGCATTTGTGCTCCAGCCATTCAGAGGCTGTGGGCCGGCGCTTCACCAACGCTTTAAAAGCCGGTCCCAGAGCCGGCTCCGTCATTTCAGCGCCTGTGTTTCAAGCTGTGCTCCGACTGTTGAAGGAGAgtcggccttttggctaagatcaagtgtagtatctgttcttgcACAaccctaatgttcttataagaacagtataAGAGCAGTATCTGTATTGAGGCGTGGATCattgacgaggagcggaggtcaggagcacgagtctggtttaggggtggatccatgctggttgggtaaccaacctaacacccttatccaggtgggatggcagcagcaagtggagctggagggcagtgtatctggaataccctgcgagtatcggtgaaggacctcagggaggggacccctttctcaagaaggtgctgctggaggcctgtggattcaaggccggggacatcttctgcctccaggacttcccaggtaacggatattttGACGTTACCTTCCAAAAcaggcgggatggcagaagatgctgcaggacttccgggagaagggggatgaagccccgctgtcgctcctgaaggtgcagccgctcttcaccctccccacccagagggaacggatggtcacggtgcacatgttcaacccacatgtgcccgtcgtggatgtcctcaccttcctcgcACCCTATGTCGAAGGGGCAGGGAACtgtgtggacataaaggacttgttcgggatctggacgagcaagaggcaagtgaaggtgaagctgatggtggacgggaagggattcatcatccaccctccctcggtgttcgccatcagagggaaccggggctacatgacttACGCGGGGCatacagggtgtgcaggaaatgcaacaaacctgggcacgtggcggcagaatgcaggacagtcgtctgcagaaactgcaaactagaaggccacgagacaagggaatgtaaagaaagtaagagctgcaacctgtgtggggagggaggccacctttacagggcctgccctaaaagagcaagcacttatgaACAGGCGATAaaaggggccgctgccagcacccccagggtggtcgAGACATctcctaccacggcaaaagcccaaataggaaaggagagcaggggcgatgacagcgCGACCACCTCGAGCCCCCAACCGCCAGACAGAGCCCCCCAGCCACCTGCCCACGAGggcgagtcgatggaagagggggaacaggaagaggaggattggaagttggtacagtcgaggaaaaccctGAAGGCTCTGTGCACAGAGAAAAAGCCGGAGGGAGCAAGCAagccccaaaaaagagtcctctcccaggacgaggccagcaacctctcctcgtcggaggatgaggcgaccgggaggagccgacaacggaggcagaggaagaaaacgggggaggtggaaggtaagaggaagaacatgtctgttgtcccccagccccaggagactgggagcagtgccaacgggccccaggagactgggagcagtgccaacgggccccagccccaggagactgggagcagtgcagcggccaatgggtcCCAGCTCCGGGAAAcggggagcggcacaacggccaatgggccccagctccgggagaccgggagcagtgcggtggccaatgggccccagctccaggaaactgggagcaacGCAGTGGCCACGCCAGAAAATTCACCCTGGGCTGAGCAAGCCACCAGCCAGTACCAGTACCTGTGCCACAAAAATGTGctggaactcagccagatgatgtGCATGCGGGAGGAGAAGGACGGCCTGGaactctaaaggacaatggagctgaaactggcatccttaaaggtgcgcagtgtgaagaacactgcgcgatgtgtcaacgccttgcagtacctggccaaggtaaaggcggatgtgacttttctacaagagtgcgggctgccacaccttcgctgctatcggaggtggtcgcgatggtggccccacggactgtcggtatggtcggggggcaacgattgtcgtgcgtccggtctggggatcttgctgcggggagggggcttcaccatcactgaggtaagggaggtggtgggggggcgtctcttggtCGTGGATgttatgtaccgtggttctccactccggctgattaatgtgtatgcctcacccaggtggagcgagcggttggccgtcctccagcagctcccaccgctgctggccacgtctagaccgctcgttctgtccggtgacttcaactgcatcatcgatgcggctggacgatccggcagtgccaaccacagactggacggcacctccaaactcctggtggagacggtcaaagatgcaaaactgcgcgacgccttcagtgaccctgcaggcgaggcccagccacggttcacctggtcaggaccgaacggttcagcccagtcccggatagacttcctcttcacatcgagggccgtcacggtcagacacaccgacctcgcgccagtgttctctgaccactgcctccttcaggccacctgtcacctacaggaggaccggaaggcgagcagagggacgtggaagttaaatgtggagctgttgaccccggagaacgttgaggagctaaagagggactacgcatgttggagaactgtgaggcccctctttgactccccgacactctggtgggacgcaacaaaggagaacatcaagaagttcttcgtctccaaaggtgttcagagagcaagacagggtaagagggaattgtgtcaactccagacagatttgcagcaactgctccttctgcagaggagaggggtggatgtgagggaggaactgagagagttgaagggccggcaagctcggctctttacctctgaatcctccaagatcatcttccggtccagggtccgccatgttgagcaggatgagacgtgctcacgtttcttcttccataaggttcacagggggagctctgtgatcaaaagccttagggaggaggacggcttggtaacatcctcgcagacagacatgctaaagatctgcagatccttttataaggatctgtacgataaaaagaccacagacagcaccgcctcccaaaaCTTCCTGTCATCCATCACGGacgtcttggacgacagcaagcgggagagtctggaccaaccactgaccctggaggagctgactggctccatctgttcctttgactcgagtaaaactcccggaggcgatggcttaccggcagagttgtactcggctctgtgggactgacatacttctagccggcagcatgtcagactctatgaggaagggcagcatcatcctgatctacaagcagaagggggagatgaatgacataaggaattggagactcatcacattgttaaatgtagactacaagatcctgtctaaggccatcgccaaccgggtcaagtctgctctgggacaggtgatccacccggaccaaacctgtgctgtacctggcaggaaaatctcagacagcctggtgcacacgtacatgagagacgtgctctccaaaatgggctttggggagggaatcaggaagtggatacaactgctctacaccgatatctgtagtgcagtccaaattaatgggtgggaatcagacagcttccctgtCAGGTCtagagtcaggcagggttgccctctctcccctgtcttgttcgtctgttgcattgaaccctttgccgaatccatcaggaaggatgtgagcataagaggagtgacattgcccggcagtgggggcactcaggttaaggcctccctgtacatggacgatgtcgccatcttctgctcggatccagggtcggtccgcagactgatcagcgtctgcgaccagtttgagttggccacgggggccagggtaaaccgcaggaagagcgaggccatgctctttggcaactggcccgaccgatcttccttccccttcaccatcaagcctgacttcctgaaggtgctggggatctggttcgggaaggctgaggcatgtaacaaaaattggctggagcggatagccaaggtggggaagaagctggagctgtggaagcagcgctccctctccatcacggggaaaaacctggtcatcaggtgtgaggtgctctcggggctgctgtacttggcgcaagtgtggcccgtccctccctcccacgccaaggggatcacccgggccgtcttccgcttcatctgggggtcggcgatggaccgggtgcgacgagccacaatgcacaagtcggcagacaacgggggtaaaagcgtgcccaacgtcgccctcattctgatggccaccttcgtgtgtggctgcatcaggcggagcatagagccaaggcacgtgggcaccaaatgccactacctgctgaggttctacctgtccccggtgttgcaaaggatgggcctggcgaagatgccacgcaatgtgccagtcagctggacattgccgaaccatctgtcgtttgtggaaaggttcttccggaccaacacctttgaccacaagttatTCGGgctgtggtcagcacggaacgtcctgcaggcactgcaggggaatgactccatggatcttgtggcgtggttcccagagcagactgcccagcttgtctggcaaaatgcctcatcgccagaactcaccaacaagcaccaagacctggcttggctggcggtgaggggagccctcccagtcagatccttcctgcaccgccggaacctcactaccagcacacgctgccctcgggacggctgctacggagaggagacggtggcccacctcttcacagagtggatttgccaagagagtctggagaggtctgcaggggtccctgtcacgattcattccgagcagctccgtcacagaggactctgtgatctacggactgttcccagggacgcattccgagactgacatcgagtgctgctggaaggtcatcaactcggtgaaagacgctctttggtctgcccgagctttgttggcctcccagcggagcgagatgtccgtcaaggaatgttgccgactggcccgctgcagactgcaggagtacgtgctgacggacgcactgaagcttggtgcagccaacgccaaggccctgtgggggaggagcacagtctaggatccttccgctgctggacatggggggcagggtgtggtggagagagacgcccctccaaataagggatactgggtaaatgtatgtaaatgtctaaatgaatgctgggtaaatgtatgtaaatgtctaagtgaatgcctgtatcgaatgtaacctccggaaatgtcggatgggcctgtttaaaaatatgttttgtgaatgatatttattatttgaataaagtatttttttttatattaaaaaaaaaaaatgttgaaggAGAATGGCCCGGAccaaagcttggtgcagccaacgctaaggccctgtgggggaggagcacagtctagggtccttccgctgctggacatggggggggcagggtgtggtggagacgcccctccaaataagggatactgggtaaatgtctgtaaatgtctaaatgaatgcctgtatcgaatgtaacctctggaaatgtcggatgggcttgtttaaaaatatggtttgtgaatgatatttattatttgaataaagtattttttgatataaaaaaaaaaaagagaatggcCCGGACCAAGCAGACAGCGCGCAAATCGACCGGAGGGAAAGCTCCTCGCAAACAGCTGGCGACCAAAGCGGCGCGGAAGAGCGCTCCAGCCACGGGCGGAGTGAAGAAGCCTCATCGCTACAGGCCCGGCACCGTGGCTCTGAGGGAAATCCGGCGCTACCAGAAATCCACCGAGCTGCTCATCCGCAAACTGCCCTTCCAGCGCCTGGTGCGGGAGATCGCTCAGGACTTCAAGACAGACCTGCGCTTCCAGAGCTCGGCCGTCATGGTCCTGCAGGAGGCCAGCGAGGCTTACCTGATGGGGCTCTTTGAGGACACCAACCTGTGCGCCATCCACGCCAAGCGAGTCACCATCATGCCCAAAGACATCCAGCTGGCCCGCCGCATCCGTGGGGAACGCGCCTGAACCCCACCTCCACCAAGGACAACAAAcggctcttttaagagccactAACCCGGCAGAAGAAAGTGCTGCGCCTTTGTCTTAATGTAATGTTTATccccactctgacaatagaggagacctaggacagaaaggtcatcatGGCAACAGGAAAGAGTATGGGTTTGTTTAGCAACCAGGTGgacagcaaaggtgttcagcgacacAATCACCCAGTCCAATGTAATAGAGATAGACTTCGGGGATAGAGCCAGAGTACACCTGGAACATGGATTGTTCGACgtcccctacaaagaggcaggcatggctggggcccatgcgggtgcccataactATGCCTTtgccttggaggaagtgggaagagtcaaaggagaagttgttaagggtgaggaccagctccgttaGGCAGAGGGTATTAGATGTTTCTGCAGttcaggaagaaacggagggctttaaggcctttcttgtgggggatggaggtgtagagtgactgaacatccatagtgaagttgagggagtgggggctaggaaattggaagtcattaaagagaagaaGGGCGTGTGAGATATCTTGGACATTGGTCAGGAGATTGGACCTgggaggataggatggagtcgagatatgtggaaaatatttcagtgggacaggagcaggcagaaacaatgtgtctgccagggcagttgtgatgatagattttggggagaaggtaaaaccaggcTGAGTGGGGGTGGGAAACAATGAGGTTGGagactgtggaaggcagacagccagaagtgataaaaTTAGAAATGGTCTGTGAAATTATGACCTGgtgtgtgggatcatggtccagggATGGGTAGGAAGAGGGGTCCTAGAGCTGGCACTTAATATGTTGTTTTCTAGAATAGATTATGGGATGCCTGCTTTCAAAACAACAGACTGCAGTCACTAAAAGTCAGTCACTTCACAATTaaaacaacaacagcaacaaacACAAACATCTTGTTCACGTTAATCCACTCTGAAGGGATAGATCACCAAGAGAAGTgtatgaagatagaaacaaactaACGAGGAAGGAGAGGATGAAGTTTCCGTTTCAATGGAATGGGTAAGAATGCAgagcaacacaatagacaatagttggcaatgtcaagtcaagtcaattttatttatatagcacatttaaaaacaacccacgttgaccaaagtgctgtacatctgattaggtactaaggaaaaaatgaaacatacagtagcacacaaacataacagcacatacaaaacagttcacagcacctcctcaatgggcctcaaacgctagggagtagaaataggttttgagcctggacttaaaggagtcgatggagggggcagttctgatgaggagagggatgctgttccacagtctaggagctgcatccGCAAATGTATTGTCAGGGCACAGACCTTTACATCAGCAGGCATTGTATTCTCAGGGTGTAGACCCATAACATACATTCAttctcgttgctccccctctgtgtttagcaacatgctctctcgttgctccccctctgtgcttaGATTgggataacatatgatgagcttttgatggctctggtcctgtacttgctggagtagagaaggatgagggggacctcaatgaaacttacagaatagtgaagatattgatgagcaagtttgcagatgatgaagaagtgggtggatttgcagattgtgaagataataccgctcgtttggactcactacattggtgacctcgaacgtaagaagcaagcagcagcatgtcacaggcgggagcgagcacgggtgagattcatctaccgccgttctgggcccatcagccgcacatgtggtttgtgcaggcagaatcacagttccatcttaaaaaggtggaggaagaccaggagaagtaccaccacctggtgagctgtctgcaggcggaggtggctgcgcgggtcagccgatacctgaccagtccaccccaaacgaaccagtacgtggggctcaagaagctcctgctgcggaccttcggctgggcccagaaccagcgggctctgaagctcctccatttgccagacctggggcagcggctgccgtcggagctgatgtccgagatgctgactttggcgggcgaccatcagccatgcatgatatttgaagcggcctttcgggagaagctacctggggacgtcaggttggtgttggcggacgtctcttttgaagatccggtagcgttcgccgagaaggccgacacgctcgttagggagcgcaacacccgagacggctccgttaaccgggtctcgaggcccagcggcagtcgggggtacggccgggagagcgacgcatcggccgctatttcgcagtcggcccgccaagagagggcggcggcgcctgttcattggtagcgggctcgaccaacagagccggataggcgtggctggtgctctttccatcggcggtggggcagcgaggcacgcagctgtagatccccgtgttcgtttccgggaaacgcctgggccgatcgactgtagaggcagtctcgattggccgtaaccaccgcctctacgctacggatgagagtaccgggatcgttttcctagtggatacgggagcggtcgtaagtattgtgcccccctatgactgtgaagttcgagtgggggaaaagggcccgcccctaattgcagtgaatggtagcaccatccgtacatacggtaaaaggactatgtccctgtcctttgagtccaggacttaccgttgggaattcatcgttgcggatgtgggccaggccatattgggtgcagattttctatgggcgttttctttggtcgcagacgtccgagggaggggtctgcagccctcggctgatgtacggcctcggggtactggaccagaggcttctacaagcgccgccccacccagcctagttatccaatccattaccacggctcccggtcagttcgatgcggtcctagccgacttcccgcagctcctcgtccagcgttttgattcaccttcggagaagcacggggtcgtccatttcatcccaaccgaggggccgcc
It encodes:
- the LOC144609585 gene encoding histone H4 encodes the protein MVPENVVDARTLTQVNKYLEQHLKRCSVEGYGASADKLDWYRWALTALELRADKSLGHLLIIPGKGGKGLGKGEAKRHRKVLCDNFQGITKPAIRRLARRGGVKRISGLIYEETRGVLKVFLENVIRDAVTYTEHAKRKTVTAVDVVYALKRQGRTLYGFGG
- the LOC144609586 gene encoding histone H3-like — translated: MARTKQTARKSTGGKAPRKQLATKAARKSAPATGGVKKPHRYRPGTVALREIRRYQKSTELLIRKLPFQRLVREIAQDFKTDLRFQSSAVMVLQEASEAYLMGLFEDTNLCAIHAKRVTIMPKDIQLARRIRGERA